The genomic interval ATCTAGGATAGGCGGCCAACCTCCTGGAGAGAGCGATGTGCATGGACCAGGTGAGTAGGGATGCAGCTCCGTGGACCGCTCGTCGGGCCTGATAGGTGGTGGTATCACACCCTTCTCAAAGGAACCGTACGTGAGACTCTCGCGTCATACGGCTCCGCCCCGGAAGAAGGACCCCCCCTTTCCTTTGACCAACGGGTCCTCGAACCAACCTTCCCGTTTTCTTGCTCGTTAGCGCTTTAGTTTTCAATAAGTTTAGGCTTTACTAATAGAATAGAAAGGGCTTTTTTCGCTTGTTTAGTATTGCTTTGGATTTAGTTTTCAATAAGTTTAGGCTTTACTAATAGAATAGAAAGGGCTTTTTTCGCTTGTTTAGTATTGCTTTGGCTTCGCCGTCCGTATCTTGCTGGCGCGGAAGCTGCCGcaactaaaagaaaatgaatgaaggAAGAAGGCATTAGCATTAAAAAGACTACAAAGGCATTCCAGGCCGACTACAATACAAGTCATGAGCGATAGCGAAGCCAAGCCGGATAGGCTTTTTGATTTATGTCGAAAGCCCCAAAACTAGCTATCTTTTAGCAGACAACTAACGCAAGCCTACTCAACTAATCTCATAAGTAAACGCCTGTCCGCATCGCAACTaaactaatagaaaaaaaacGACTAGACTTGTAGTGGAGTGCTCCTTGTTGTTCGGATCTTGACCACTGTCCGCATCGCAACTaaactaatagaaaaaaaacGACTAGACTTGTAGTGGAGTGCTCCTTGTTGTTCGGATCTTGACCGGGTCCGAGCTTCCCAAGCTCTATGCTGTTGGGGAACTCTGCAAGGGTCTTACCACCTTCTTGATTTACTATATTTGAGTCTTTGGAGTACTTGGGGATTATATTCCGCGCCGAGGATTTGTGCTTGTGGGCTAAGGTGAATATTGCAGACCAGCGGATCTGGTGGTCGACAATCATTCGGACTTGGTAAAGGTTGTCGCGGCACCTGTAGTAGGACAGAGGACTTATCGCGATGCCCGCAGACCAATTTACGATGTCTCCGTCGCTGACGTTCGTCAAGCAGGCCACGTGGATTGGCCTGGGTCTTCTTCGGCTAATGATACCTCGATCCCGAAGCCTTCGGAGTATCTTTTTGATAGGCGCCTCTATTTGTATGGGGAATTCGCAGCTGATAGATCCCGCCCAGTGCCCTCCCCCCGCCGCCTTCCGACCCGCGGGAGTATACAATGACAACCTCCGGACACTCATGCCCGATCGTGCGACTGCCTCTTGAACGTCCGATGGCGCGTTGCTCCGACCTGAGCTATGCAACAACGAGATCCCCCTTGATCCTTGCCAGATGTGCTGGAAGGTCCCCCAGAATACGCTTACTTGGGGACTTCTTACTCCAGCAGTTCCAAGAGTCTCCGCTAGTGGAACCCCGTCCAGTAGACTCCCTGTTTCGCTCATCCCCTTCGTCAGCTGTTGGATCGGGATACTATTCCCTAGGTTCCTAAACTTGGAATGGATGGCGGAGCGTAGGTGGCAAACAGTTATATGGATACGGTGCTTTACCCGTAGACGCTTCTCCAGCTCTCGCAAGAATTGTTTGGGAGTCGTCCTCGGAGGGACTTCCCGAATGACCGTACCGGGGAATTCTACCGTACTCCGTGCAGCTATTGTTGTTGATCCTGCAGAGCCTACCCAAAGGTTCAGGCCGGATTGTAGGAAGTGGGCGATACGTTTTTGTATTTCTATGAGAAGCTCTACGGCACCCACGATTCCCAGTAGTAAGTCGTCGGCATATCGCACGTAACAAATCCTTATGAAATAAGGGTTTTTAATTTGGAAGGGGGCCAGTTTACGGGCCAGGCCTCTCTCTGACCTGATAACTAGTCTCGCCTCCCCACCCAGCTCTATCAGCAGGCCCTTTCTTTTGCAATACTTAATAAGGTCTCTCATGGCCCAATTATTATTCAATTCTCTACCATAGAATTCGGCCTTCGGGGTCAACCCGGCGGCTTCTATGAAGAAGGCGGCGCAAAGGAGGCTCGAGGGCTTGTTAAGGAAGGCGGCAAGGGCCGACGAAGGGGGGAAAACGAAAGGCGTTTTCTGGTCCCCCCTTCGCCGGGGGGTGCTTGTGGGGGGGGTGTGCCACGACGAAACAAGGGAATGAAAGGCCGCTTTGCGTTGAATGCTCTTGACCCTCCCCACAATGATGGCTCTGTTGTCTTGGGGAGCGTTGAAGCTTGCTTCTTCTCCAGAGTTTTCTTGGTCATCAATACGACCTGTCCTTAATAGAACCGATCTTCTTCTCGGAATTTCGTACTTTTGTCGGATCCTTCCTATCTCCTGATCGAGCTTGTGTAGGTAGATGTTGCCTGGTAGGGCCGATAGTAGTACACTGTGTGGGACGGAGTAAGGGCCCTTCTCACCTCCTACGAGTCGTCCGGCGGAAAAGACTTTATGAATGGAGTCAAAGAACTTGGGATCGTCGATCTCTTCCTTAAAGATTGGGATGAGTCGATGTCGGTCGATGGTGTGAAAACACTTCCTGATGTCGAATTCCAAAAACCAGCGAGAGGTTCCCCACTCTTCTTTGATCCGTCTTAGGGCCGAGTAGCGGCCTCGACCCGAGCGGAAGTGCGATGTGTCTGGAAACTCGGGATCATAAATGGATTCGAGTACCATTCTGATCGCCTCTTTCATGATCTTTTCTATAGGTAGAACTACTGTAAGCGGTCTAAACTTCGacccttatttctttcttcataTTGTAAAGGGGAGCAAAGCCCGTTTTTTGCTCCCTCTATTGATAGATCAAGGCCCTCCGCCGTCGTTTCAGTGACTCATAAGGCTTCCGCTCAGTTCTTGAGAATGGTCGCCACCTCCCCCAGGACCGGAATGATTATCCCTGCCCGATGGGTCTACATCCATCCCTGAATGTCGTCGGGTACTGTTCACTTCCCCGCCATTCTTGTAACCGTCACCTGTAATCCGCGCTGGTGTGTCCGCACCCCCTGAGTGGACGAGAAAGAAAGGATTTTTCGGAGACTTCGTTCCAGACCCAGGAGTCAACTTTCCCGTATGAGCATTCGGTACATGTATCAGTCCGTGGAAGGAAGAGTGAAAGGGTCACCACTACTGAGGATCTCCCCCCTAATCTTAGATAGGTCGTCTGAGGGTTCGCCGCGGTTCATTGCTGTGCTTACACACTAGGCTACCCTTCTCCGAAAGCTCTGCGGGACCACCTACCACTAGTCTTCGGCCGGAGGGGTTTATTGCATGCACAAAAACGCCGGGACGCAGGCTCCCGAAGAGGGAAGCCCAACGAATGTCAGATGCAAAGCCCCGCACCTCATTAAGATCATATTGGCATACtctcccaaaaaaaaaagagcagaCCCCATTGAAGACGAGAGTGAGGTACAACAAGGCCATTTCTGTCCACCGCCCTTCTCACGGAGCCGTACGTGGACGTTACCGCTCATACAGCTCCCAGCCGGCAAGCAGTTAGCCTCCCTCTACAAAGAATGGAAGTATGGATGAATcgacataaaaaaaatagaggaattttctttttcttttcagcaATAACATGATAAGAGCATCCCTTTCACAAAAACCTACAGGTCCCCCCCCTATCCTGCCTGCCACTTCAGCATCTTGTGATCTTTGAGAAGATCATTACGAGCCCTCTCCTAGAATGTTTTTGTAGATTCCGAAAATTCCATGGTGGATCAGGATGAGTATGTCCTGGATTCCcggattcattctcatcctgGAGCTTCCGCTCTCCTCCGGGGAGGGGTTTTTATAGATAGAGAGGTGAGTCGAGGGTAGCCCCCGCTTGACCGATTTATCGGAATCAGAGGAGGTTTGAAGACGCTCGACCCAAACAAGCAACGGCTTCTAAAGTAAAGGAAGGGGGCGCGCTAGCGCTTTACTAATAGAATATCAAGTAAAGGGGACTTTATCATGATCTTAAGAATTTACAACCCTCTTTACTGAGCGAGACTCTACCCAGATCTAAAGAATTCGCCAAAGAGCCTTTTCTTCTTACTAGGAGAGTCAGCAAGCTACCGGAAGCGATCTGGCTCCCCCTTTTAATTTCCAATTCCTTCTTTTCGTTCTACTTAGGTGGAGCAATCCGAACTCTCGACAGAATATAAAAGAGCGTCTTCGAACCTGTGTAGACACCTCAACGAACTCATGCGGACACTCCTCAGCCCGAGCCGAGGACAATCTCTCAAAAATACACATAAGTTGAcccgtttttcttttctttgctgaTTCCTCTCAATTCAATTTGCCATGTTGCACTAAGTTACTTACGTATGTATGCATGCGGTCCGGGAACACTTTGGGGTGAACACCCATCCGAACAAGTAGGGTCAATAGTTCAGCATTTAGGCCGTAACATTTAGcaacaaaaaaatcttttaccCAACAAGTGCTCTCCGAACCAAGCTAGATAGTCTCCTATCACTAGGCTCACCAACCGACCTGGACTTTTATTCTGATTATCCCTACCGGATATCAAAACCATAAGGATTGTTTCCAGCCATGAGTTCCCATATTACATAAGCGTTCTTGGGTGGGCTGGGCCATTCCATCAAATCTTTGAGAAGGGGCCCAGCCCAATCTCTTGATGGTCGGCGTGGCGATAGGCTTCGCTTCTACGACAGCCTCCCCAGCCGTTGCAAAGACTGAGCGAGAACGGTAAGGGGCGCACAAAGAATGTCGTTGCGCGGGGATGCGATTAGCCAAGCTGGGGCAAACTAAGCCGTCCGGCCCCCTACCGGATTAGGAATGCGAAGGCCTTTCCTTCGAAAGGAGACCGGGGAAATAAAGAGCTATGCTATTGACCGACCCTTTCGTAGTGACTTCGAATCAAGAGTCCTATCCtttcttttttatcattttgtttGAGGCGGGCCGAATATAGAATGATATGCAGAAATACGGCAAGAGTTCCAAACCTTTTTTTTGGTGATTGACCAAACAAAGAGGCCTAGATCTATGCCCCTTAATGAATCGAATGGTCCTTCGACCCCTTCATTTGATTCCGACGGCCGACATAGATCTCATGAGACCTGCCCACTATTACTACGAATAAAGCCCTGCCTTTTTCCTTCGCTACTAGGAGAGTAAGCTACTTTTATTAGCGCCGGACCTTGAGTCGAATTGATCGTGTCATGTGCAACGTCCATCAATGATGGTTCATTAATGTCCATTGATTTAGACTCCTTCCCCCTTCCCAACTACGAATAAGATCAAATGATGGTTCATTAATGTCCATTGATTTAGACTCCTTCCCCCTTCCCAACTACGAATAAGATCGAGAGGAGCCCGAAAGCCCCAAAAAACCAAGAACGAAAACGGAAGCCTTTCGATTCACTCCCCATTCTCTCTTAAATAAAGCTCGCCCTCGAGCCCTATTCAACGGGCAGGTCTTTCCCTGTTGTTCTGTTCCCGCCACGAGAAAGACGCACAGAAGAGGTATGCCCAGCGTGCGGAGGATCCATTGAGAGTGTGTCTGTTGTCTCGGTAGGGAACTTTACGAGATTTCCCCTATTGTAttgaatcaataaaaaaaaataggtcaGTGCTACGGCCCTCTATTGTTTGATCCAATATTGACCGGGGACGAGCCCCGACTTCCATAGGTCCTTGGTTTGACCCCCCGTAGTGGTCCTTGCTTTTAATAAAGCGGAGCGGGGCCAATTTCTCGTACTTGCTCAGTGTGCCCCCTTTCGTCGAGTGCCCCGCCCGGTTCACTGGGCTGTTGGCCTACCAAGCACTTGCCCGCTGCTCCTGCCGCCCGCCAAGCGGGCGGAGCGCTCGTTATCCTTACTGTTTTCTATGCCGGGGGCCCTCCCATTGCTCTAGCCATAAGCTATGGCAGCTCCAGCTCGAAACCACGGGGGCCCGCCCTGCGAGGCCAGAGTGGGCTCAGCGGTCAGCCCCCATTCGAATTACGTTAGGGGGTCTTTCGCTTTTGCCTGATCTAGAGAGATACTACGAGTCCTCCGTCCCAGATTCCATCGCCGCGGCCATCTGGTTCACCGGTACTACCAAAGAGTCTCATGCTTACGTTACTACTGTTACTGAAGGTTTTCTTATCTTGGACCACGAAGACCCCGGTCGGTCGTGCTTCTGGTTTCCACTCCCATCATCATATTGATGATAAATCTCCTCGCGCTCTGCCATAAGAACTTGGAGTCCGTATCATGGTGAAGGTAAGGTAACGCTGTGATTCTTGCTCAAAAAACAGACCGAACGCGTTCGAGTTATTGGCTCATCCAACCCGGCAGCATTCATGAGTAGCTCGTTCAACTGTCCCTCGGAGACACGGTCGAGAAGTACCATGCATGGTTGCCCCCCTTCCTTTCTTGCTCTCGGTCCCACCCAGCAAGATACGGCTCAGCCAAAAAACGTGAGCGCCCCTGCGCGAGCCTTATTTTAttagtcaagccaagcttttgCTCCCTAAAGACTAaagaaattgataaaaaaaagggggacttCTGCAACGGGCTATACCACCCAAACCAACTGAGGGAAGTCGCATCCGCCCCATCGCAAGCACCTACAATGTCATGATCACATTGGTTTACCTTTTATTCTTTGGTAGTTCAACGGACGGTCGCCCCTCCAACAAGAAAAGGTATAAATATGGAAACTTCTCTGCCATTTGGATCGGAGAATTTATTTAGGAAATCGGGTTTTAAATTTCCAGAAACCACACGATTATATAGCCAAAGGGAATACGCCGCGCCTAAAATCATCCCAAGCGCTGCTAATGTGGCTACTAAGCTATTTCTTTGGAAAGCTCCTACTGAGATGGGAAATTCCCCGATAAAGCTGCTAGTACCAGGTGAACTCATATTGGCCAAAGTGGAAGAGAAGGAAATGGTAGAGAGATTCGGCATGGTGCTCACTAAACCTCCGTAATATCTAACGAGTCGAGTCTTATGTCGGTCATATAGAACACCAACACATAGAAAAAGGGCTGAAGGAACCAGTCCATGACTTAACATCGGTGGAATGCTACCTCCAATTCCCTGTATGTTCGATAGAGCCAAAGATTCCCCCCCCACTGATCGGAGTACGCCGATTACCCCCCGAACCGTACAAGATAGTTACCGCCTATCATACGGCTTTCTAACTTCACTTTTTTTCTGGTCGTTCCGCTCTGTCGATCGATGGTAGTATAAGAGATCTGATCTGTAAACCCCCGAAATGATTTACATAATGGTTCCTGCTTTCTAACCAGAGTTAGCATTTATCCCCCCGGGTCATACTTACTTGAGTATCACATCGTAGACCCCCGCCCCAACTAACTCTATCTTCCTTATCAGTGAACCGGAGATAGTGCATAGGTACTTTTCAATGCAGCGGGGACGAGACGACGTGACATACTACGATCACGTACAGGAGTGCTGCCCTTCGGCTCGGCAATATGGAACCTCTCAACTGCTCCCGTTCCTTTATGAGGTCCTATCGGGATAGGTAGGCCCAGCCCAAGCCTTTCCCCTCCCCCCTGCTTAGCGTTCCACTTGTGATCCTGGATGCTGTGGAGGATTTGAAAAAAGCGCCGGAAAGTTCCCCCTCCCCCTCCATAAGAACCTTTTTCTCTTTCCCCCtcgagaaagagaaagaagagaagaaagggtTGATTATCTTCTTAAATGTGAACGGCCCTATCTTGTCTTGCATCGAAAGGTTTTTCGTGCTATACACCACGTTGAGAAAGGACCAGCCTCCTATGTACCGTACCATTTTTTTACCCCGAGAGGGAGGTCCTCCTTATGATGCTATGGACGGCTGTCCGAAGTGCAAGGGGTAAACTCGGACGAGGATAGGATTGTGCGCGCCGGGCCCTCCCTTCGGGTGTCATATTTTGGCCGAGTTTACCGTACCTCTGGCCCTTATGTTACGCGACCGTAATCTTTTTTTACGTCCCACCGCTGTTACGCCAGAAATAAAAGGTTCCACACGAGCTCCCGTTCTGCGGCGTGGTGGCAGGACCGATAGGAGATTGGCTCCGGGTGTAGATAGGGTAAAATCCGCAGGAGTCATGCAAATACATAGGCCCCTTCCCCTCTCTTTTAGATGAATGGGGTGGTTTATAACGTTCCGATCTACGGTCCCTCGGAGCGAGGGGTTAGGCAGGTAGTATGGGCCCTCTGAAAGCCAGCTATGTGTTGTGCGGCTCCCGCGAAGCGAATGAAGGGAAGCTCGAAGAGCTTACGCTTACTCTCAGCCTCTTTGATTGGTAGGCGGGCGGCTAAGCCCCCTACTTTAGATTCCATTCAGAAGGGTAATTTTCTGTTGTCGTGACGCTTTGCTTTGGTTAGGCCGACTACTAGACTACTAGAGGTTACTTCTAGCTTCTATAGGGGCCTTTCCACTTTGGTGTAGTTTTAGTTTGTATTGGTACTGAATGAACATATCAAACAAAGGCGAGCAGTATAAGCCCTTCTCCGGCCTGGGAAAAGCTGCGAACTCTAGAAGCGTTGGCGTTGTTCACCTTTTGACACGAACACTCTTCCGTTCTCAGCGTAAACCCGCCTTAGAGATTGAACGGCAATAAGATAAGTCGACGTTCAATCTAAGACAGCGCTGATGGCTTGTAGTGAACAGCCCCCTTATTTACCAACCGAAAGCAGCCTTTGGTACTTAACTTAAGTGGTTAAGGTTTGGAACCCAACCCTTGCTACTATGATAGAAAGCCGTTTGCTTGTTGCCAAACCCTTCGCCTTTCTTTCTTTAGTTTTGAATCAAAGTAGGTCGCGACTGTTGTATTTATGTTTAGTAGGTCGAGGGAAGCTACCGCTTATACGTCTGCTTCCTCGTCTTGCTTCTGGCAAAGCTTTTGATCTGATCCAACTGAAATCCCGCATATCTGCAGCGCTCAATATGCGGCTACGGCTAGGCGATCATATCGTGCCATAAAACAATTTGATATGTCTAGAGAGATCCCCTAGATATACAGATAGAATGGATGTTCATGGATAGACATACATTCCATTGATTCTTAGTTTTGGGGCTGAAAAAGCTCGTCGATCCAAATGAATCATTCTTGTGGTCTCTCTTCGCCCCCGCCCCGAAACTGATCCACAGCACAGCGCCCATTCGCTTCGCGCGCGGGAAGGCAACGAAGTTCAGTTCATGAGACCGCGGCGGAGTGGGGCAGCCGCGACACGAAGTTCCTTACCTTAGCTGGATCTCGCTGGTGCCACCTAAACGGTAAGTAGGCGACGGATGTGTGACGTTTGGAGTTGTCGTTCGTGCACCTGTCCCCAATGGAAGAATGAGTGATCCGTTCCCCTGCGGATCATGGCCTTACCACTCGGTCCCCGATGGCCTGCGGGGGATTCGGTATAGCAGCTTACGTTATGTTGCGCTGCGCGTTCCTGCTGGACACGTGTTAGCTGTAGGAAGTATGGTTCCGAAAGTGACTTCGGTTCGCCAGTTCAGGCTCAACTCCTCGCTTTACGTTATAGGACCTACACTACAGGTCGGGCCGGGGCTCTGCGCTCTTTCTTTCTGTGTGGGACGATGCCGGGGAGAGAAGGGAATGCGTCGAGGCGGCGAACAGCAACAACACAACTACATTTTTTCTTTGCCCTCCATCCATGAGATGAGCCCAGTGCATTGGACCGATGGATAGGAGAACTGAGCTGGCCTAAAGCTTGGGCGCTCTACGTACGATGCGATGTAGACTCCATCAGATATCTTTCAGATGGATCAAGAAAAGTTTTCTTATCAATAGATAGAAATAGGAGATTTCcccttattatttttattttattgatggATTCCCTCTATTTCTTTCGATCTATCAGAACGGATCAGGCTATCTATCTATCAATCGATTTGAAAATAGCACGTTCATCTCGCTTTATCTATTTCTTTCGATCTATCAGAACGGATCAGGCTATCTATCTATCAATCGATTTGAAAATAGCACGTTCATCTCGCTTTTCGTTCATTTCCGCCACGCCAACATAGCTTCAAATAATAAGAAGCAGGCGAAGCAGCTAGAAGCGCTCGCTTCTAGCCCTTGAATTCTTATTCACGAATGAATTGGGAAAGCCAACACAAAGATTCGATTCTGACTTCGTAGAGCCGGTGCTGCTGTTGCCTGCGCGTAGGGTGTCCCCCACTCCCGTCCCGGGGCGCTAAGGGGCTGAAGTTTTTGAAACAGACGGCAATGTTTTGCTGACGCCTTGAATCAAGCTTTTGTTGCGACATGCTATGTTTTCTCCCCCATTGCTAGTAGGTTGATGGGTCGCACGCCCGGCACACATGTTTTGGCCTTGTCTTGTGTGTCCATAACTAAAAATAGGTGACCTAACGGCCGCCGCCCGACTAAACATACCAATAGTCACCAGATTCATATGGGCTACTGAGGAGTAAGCAATGATCTTCTTAAGATCGATCTGTCTTGAAGTGGTCAAGGAAGTATATATTATAGCAATCGCGCTTGGAGTATAAATGAAAGGAGTGGAACAAAGTGTTGCTTCGGGAAACATGGGTattgaaaatcttaaaaacccgtGGGTTCCCAATTTTGAAGGAATTCCTGCCAAGATGACGGATCCTGCCGTAGGCGCCTCTACATGAGCTTCGGGTAACCAAATATGAACTGGTACCATAGGCACTTTGACGGCGAAAGCGGCGAAAGAAGCAATCCATAGAAAGATTTGGCGCCGCTCACTAAATTCTGTGGTTAATGATATTTGTAAATCGGCGGTCCCTGTTTGGAAAAGAATCAACAGAATAGCTAATAGCATAAAAACAGATCCAAGTAAAGTATAAAGGAAAAACTGATATGCTGCCTTGATCTTTCTTTGTCTCGAGCCCCATACCCCTATAATAATGGTAGAGTAAGGGGTGGCCCCAAAGCGGAATTTAGCGGTGGTGGTTGGTCGAAGCTCCAGTAGGTAGCCACTCCCTTCTCAGGGAACCGTACGTGAGACTTCCGCATCATACGGCTCCGCCCCGAGCTTCCGTCGTCGGCCCTTGTCATTAGACCACTATCTATGCATGTATATTAAGCCTGGACTCTCGAATCTTTTGCTTCTCGGGTGGCGGCGAACAATGCAGCTTGCGTTGCGGGCCCGCATTTTGTATTGAAGAGGGGCCCGGCCCACTTCTCGCCCGAAAGAACCGCTCACTAGCTAGCCGGACTAGTGGGGGCCCTATCTGGAGACATACTGAAAACCATGCCCTTCGAACCGAACGCAACGCCCGTCTTCCAAATCAAAAAAAGGGCTCGTTGGGAAGAAAGATGGAGTGCGGCCTGTAGAGCACATGTAACGCCCTGTTATTATTATGCGGGTTGCTCACGCAGTGGATCTCTCTCTCTAGATATCTAGAGAGACGTGAAATagcctttatttatttattttatggcCGCCCCCCGACTTACGGCTTTACGCTACTACTACTGTGATGTGAGCGGTTTCCTCCCGTTTGTT from Arachis duranensis cultivar V14167 unplaced genomic scaffold, aradu.V14167.gnm2.J7QH unplaced_Scaffold_54956, whole genome shotgun sequence carries:
- the LOC107472332 gene encoding uncharacterized protein LOC107472332; its protein translation is MKEAIRMVLESIYDPEFPDTSHFRSGRGRYSALRRIKEEWGTSRWFLEFDIRKCFHTIDRHRLIPIFKEEIDDPKFFDSIHKVFSAGRLVGGEKGPYSVPHSVLLSALPGNIYLHKLDQEIGRIRQKYEIPRRRSVLLRTGRIDDQENSGEEASFNAPQDNRAIIVGRVKSIQRKAAFHSLVSSWHTPPTSTPRRRGDQKTPFVFPPSSALAAFLNKPSSLLCAAFFIEAAGLTPKAEFYGRELNNNWAMRDLIKYCKRKGLLIELGGEARLVIRSERGLARKLAPFQIKNPYFIRICYVRYADDLLLGIVGAVELLIEIQKRIAHFLQSGLNLWVGSAGSTTIAARSTVEFPGTVIREVPPRTTPKQFLRELEKRLRVKHRIHITVCHLRSAIHSKFRNLGNSIPIQQLTKGMSETGSLLDGVPLAETLGTAGVRSPQVSVFWGTFQHIWQGSRGISLLHSSGRSNAPSDVQEAVARSGMSVRRLSLYTPAGRKAAGGGHWAGSISCEFPIQIEAPIKKILRRLRDRGIISRRRPRPIHVACLTNVSDGDIVNWSAGIAISPLSYYRCRDNLYQVRMIVDHQIRWSAIFTLAHKHKSSARNIIPKYSKDSNIVNQEGGKTLAEFPNSIELGKLGPGQDPNNKEHSTTSLVVFFLLV
- the LOC127744524 gene encoding NADH-ubiquinone oxidoreductase chain 4 → MLEHFCECYSDLSGPILCPVLGSIIPIFIPNSRIRPIRLIGLCASLITFLYSPVPRIQFDPSTAKSQFVESLRWLPYENINFYLGIDGLSFFFVILTTFLIPICILVGWSGMRSYGKEYITASLIREFLMIAVFRMLDPLLFYVLPESVLIPMFIIIGVWGSRQRKIKAAYQFFLYTLLGSVFMLLAILLILFQTGTADLQISLTTEFSERRQIFLWIASFAAFAVKVPMVPVHIWLPEAHVEAPTAGSVILAGIPSKLGTHGFLRFSIPMFPEATLCSTPFIYTPSAIAIIYTSLTTSRQIDLKKIIAYSSVAHMNLVTIGMFSRAAAVRSPIFSYGHTRQGQNMCAGRATHQPTNIQGIGGSIPPMLSHGLVPSALFLCVGVLYDRHKTRLVRYYGGLVSTMPNLSTISFSSTLANMSSPGTSSFIGEFPISVGAFQRNSLVATLAALGMILGAAYSLWLYNRVVSGNLKPDFLNKFSDPNGREVSIFIPFLVGVVRMGVHPKVFPDRMHTYVSNLVQHGKLN